A window of Lentibacillus sp. Marseille-P4043 contains these coding sequences:
- the hfq gene encoding RNA chaperone Hfq yields the protein MAQSVNIQDNFLNQLRKDHISVTIFLTNGFQLRGIVKAFDNFTVLFETDGKQQLIFKHAISTFAPVKNVALEKE from the coding sequence ATGGCACAATCAGTAAACATTCAGGATAATTTTTTAAATCAACTTAGAAAGGATCACATTTCGGTCACCATATTTTTAACAAATGGATTCCAGCTGCGAGGGATTGTGAAGGCCTTCGATAACTTTACTGTATTATTTGAAACAGACGGAAAGCAACAACTTATATTTAAACACGCCATTTCAACATTTGCACCTGTTAAAAACGTGGCACTAGAAAAAGAATAA